One genomic region from Pseudoduganella lutea encodes:
- a CDS encoding TonB-dependent siderophore receptor, with amino-acid sequence MFSDRAASPAPHHISQQSGRRGTRLTMLCASLSLAYPLALHAAEDVAANAADAVDAATTMQTVTVTGTTDNNTENTGSLATRKASVMKGFEDVRDIPQPVTVITRQLLDDRNFLDLHEVLQNTPGVSVDYTDSERVSYHSRGYQIDALQVDGITINQSGSHFVQPDTAVLDRVEVLRGASGMLRGSGNPSATVNMVRKRPTREFQLSGAATIGRWDRHRVEGDISGALNASGTLRARAVVVADEKEFFQKAKQEKREVLYGVVEYDLAPTTTVTASLQHTDLDATGAWGGMPGNLDGSPLYLPRDTYLGVDWNRWNRYNDIAQAEIEHRFANGWTAKASVAWVHLALKDAGFKQSYFTRVPGTNPYLFSVASAQYTGAESTQKVLNLVANGPFTLFGRKHELIVGGEALRTEAVDSWGQGNLYPQVVDIRTFDPYTTYAERDVATPGGGNPNFTRQKGVFGTARLSVTDPLTLLVGGRLSWWEYAVPRTPASNYKIDREATPFAGLVYDFNKNVNAYLSYTEIFTPQNVKDVNGNILQPVRGEDYEAGVKGDFFGGKLTASAGIFHITNEGKAVEDPTSINPCTPYYITGFCRVAGGKTQSKGWELEVAGEILPGWQVQAGYTNTRTKYITDTSSANTGLPLRSIDPRHKLNLFTNYRFGGALAGLTVGGGVRTQDGSYVTAGGLTTRQGGYSIFNAMAGYKFNERYSVQLNVDNLFDKTYYKKFAPTGISYYYGDPRYVSLSLRASL; translated from the coding sequence ATGTTTTCCGATCGCGCAGCCAGTCCCGCCCCGCACCATATCTCCCAGCAGTCCGGGAGGCGCGGCACCCGGCTGACCATGCTGTGCGCGAGCCTGTCGCTGGCTTATCCGCTGGCCCTGCACGCGGCCGAAGACGTGGCGGCAAACGCGGCGGATGCGGTGGATGCGGCCACCACGATGCAGACGGTGACCGTCACCGGCACTACCGACAACAACACGGAAAACACCGGCTCGCTGGCCACGCGCAAGGCCAGCGTGATGAAGGGCTTCGAAGACGTTCGCGACATTCCGCAGCCGGTCACCGTGATCACGCGCCAGCTGCTGGACGACCGCAACTTCCTCGACCTGCACGAGGTGCTGCAGAACACGCCGGGCGTGTCGGTCGACTACACCGACAGCGAGCGCGTGTCGTACCACTCGCGCGGCTACCAGATCGATGCGCTGCAGGTCGATGGCATCACCATCAACCAGAGCGGCTCCCACTTCGTGCAACCGGATACGGCCGTGCTGGACCGCGTGGAAGTGCTGCGCGGCGCGTCGGGCATGCTGCGGGGCTCGGGCAACCCGTCGGCCACCGTGAACATGGTGCGCAAGCGCCCGACACGGGAGTTCCAGCTGTCCGGCGCGGCCACCATCGGCCGCTGGGATCGCCATCGCGTGGAAGGCGACATTTCCGGTGCGTTGAACGCCTCCGGCACCCTGCGCGCCCGCGCGGTGGTGGTGGCGGACGAGAAGGAGTTCTTCCAGAAAGCCAAGCAGGAAAAACGCGAAGTGCTGTACGGCGTGGTCGAATACGACCTGGCGCCGACCACCACGGTCACCGCCAGCCTGCAGCACACGGACCTGGACGCTACCGGCGCCTGGGGCGGCATGCCGGGCAACCTCGACGGTTCGCCGCTGTACCTGCCGCGCGATACCTACCTGGGCGTGGACTGGAACCGCTGGAACCGCTACAACGACATCGCCCAGGCCGAGATCGAGCACCGCTTCGCCAATGGCTGGACCGCGAAAGCCAGCGTGGCCTGGGTGCACCTGGCGCTGAAGGACGCCGGCTTCAAGCAGTCGTATTTCACGCGCGTTCCCGGCACGAACCCTTACCTGTTCAGCGTGGCCTCGGCGCAGTACACGGGTGCCGAAAGCACGCAGAAGGTATTGAACCTGGTGGCCAACGGGCCGTTCACGCTGTTCGGCCGCAAGCATGAGCTGATCGTCGGCGGCGAAGCGCTGCGCACCGAGGCGGTCGACAGCTGGGGCCAGGGCAACCTGTACCCGCAGGTCGTGGATATCCGCACCTTCGACCCGTACACCACGTATGCCGAGCGCGACGTGGCCACGCCCGGCGGCGGCAACCCGAACTTCACGCGCCAGAAGGGCGTGTTCGGCACGGCCCGGCTGTCCGTCACCGATCCGCTGACGCTGCTCGTCGGCGGCCGCCTGTCGTGGTGGGAATACGCGGTGCCGCGCACCCCGGCAAGCAACTACAAGATCGACCGCGAAGCCACGCCGTTCGCCGGCCTGGTGTACGACTTCAACAAGAATGTCAACGCCTACCTGAGCTATACGGAAATCTTCACGCCGCAGAACGTCAAGGATGTCAACGGCAATATCCTGCAGCCGGTGCGCGGTGAGGATTACGAAGCGGGCGTGAAGGGCGATTTCTTCGGCGGCAAGCTGACGGCATCGGCCGGCATCTTCCACATCACCAACGAAGGCAAGGCGGTCGAGGATCCCACGTCGATCAACCCCTGCACGCCGTACTACATCACCGGCTTCTGCCGCGTGGCTGGCGGCAAGACGCAAAGCAAGGGCTGGGAACTGGAAGTGGCCGGCGAAATCCTGCCGGGCTGGCAGGTGCAGGCGGGCTACACGAACACCCGCACCAAGTACATCACCGACACCAGCAGCGCCAACACCGGCCTGCCGCTGCGCAGCATCGACCCGCGCCACAAGCTGAACCTGTTCACGAACTACCGCTTTGGTGGCGCGCTGGCCGGCCTGACGGTGGGCGGCGGCGTGCGCACGCAGGACGGTTCCTACGTGACCGCCGGCGGCCTGACGACGCGCCAGGGCGGCTACTCGATCTTCAATGCGATGGCGGGCTACAAGTTCAATGAGCGGTACTCGGTGCAGCTGAACGTGGACAACCTGTTCGACAAGACGTACTACAAGAAGTTCGCGCCCACCGGCATCAGCTACTACTACGGCGATCCACGCTACGTCTCGCTGTCGCTGCGCGCCAGCCTGTAA
- a CDS encoding SDR family oxidoreductase: MKQGTLRVVITGASSGIGAATAVAFARQGAHLVLGARGREGLEDIASRCHEAGGQATVQVVDVTDTAAVTAFAADARAALGGIDLWFSDVGIGVVGKYLDVPMADHRQVVDTNLVSHMNEAHAVLPVFVAQGHGIWVNMISLGGYITSPYAAAYSASKFGLRGFSAALRGEMHDHPQIHICDVYPTFVDTPAVYHAGNYTGAKLTYPPGALAPEKVADAVVKLARHPRPSTVIGMPGPLLKLGEFANPLAAMLMNRFMDKWSKRAEPVRDTTGTMYAPPAGASGIDGGQRRPDGQRNTALVVGAAVVGLAIGARLVSRRS; encoded by the coding sequence ATGAAGCAGGGCACTTTACGCGTCGTCATCACGGGCGCATCGAGCGGCATCGGTGCCGCGACGGCAGTCGCTTTCGCCAGGCAGGGCGCGCACCTGGTACTGGGTGCGCGCGGCAGGGAGGGGCTGGAGGATATCGCCAGCCGGTGCCACGAGGCGGGCGGGCAGGCAACAGTGCAGGTCGTCGACGTGACCGATACGGCCGCGGTGACGGCCTTCGCGGCCGATGCGCGGGCCGCGCTGGGCGGCATCGATCTGTGGTTCAGCGATGTCGGCATCGGCGTGGTCGGCAAGTATCTTGATGTGCCGATGGCCGATCACCGGCAGGTGGTCGACACGAACCTCGTCAGCCACATGAACGAGGCGCACGCCGTGCTGCCGGTATTCGTGGCGCAGGGCCACGGCATCTGGGTCAACATGATCTCGCTGGGCGGCTATATCACGTCGCCCTATGCGGCAGCCTATTCCGCCAGCAAGTTCGGGCTGCGCGGCTTCAGCGCGGCACTGCGCGGCGAGATGCACGACCATCCACAGATCCACATCTGCGACGTCTATCCCACCTTTGTCGATACCCCGGCGGTCTACCATGCCGGGAATTACACGGGAGCGAAGCTGACGTATCCACCCGGTGCGCTGGCACCCGAGAAGGTGGCGGACGCCGTGGTGAAACTGGCACGCCACCCACGCCCCAGCACGGTGATCGGCATGCCCGGACCCCTGCTGAAGCTCGGCGAGTTCGCCAATCCGCTCGCCGCGATGCTGATGAACCGCTTCATGGACAAGTGGTCGAAACGCGCGGAACCGGTGCGCGACACCACCGGCACGATGTACGCGCCGCCGGCCGGCGCCAGCGGCATCGATGGCGGCCAGCGCCGGCCCGACGGGCAGCGCAATACGGCACTGGTGGTGGGCGCCGCGGTGGTCGGCCTGGCGATCGGCGCGCGGCTGGTGAGCCGCCGCTCCTGA
- a CDS encoding GFA family protein: MDQVTGGCLCGNVRIVAAGAPRRVGVCHCLDCRKHHGALFHASAIFSEAAVTIEGETGDYAGRFFCPRCGSSVFSRSADEIEVHLGALDAPGQFEPTYELWTIRREPWLPPFRMARHYVRDRDDSGRSED; the protein is encoded by the coding sequence ATGGATCAGGTCACCGGTGGCTGCCTGTGCGGCAATGTGCGCATCGTGGCGGCAGGCGCGCCCCGTCGCGTGGGCGTCTGCCACTGCCTCGACTGCCGCAAGCACCATGGCGCGCTGTTCCATGCCTCGGCGATCTTTTCCGAGGCGGCGGTGACGATCGAGGGCGAGACCGGGGACTACGCGGGCAGGTTCTTCTGCCCGCGTTGCGGGTCATCCGTCTTTTCGCGCAGTGCCGATGAAATCGAAGTGCACCTCGGCGCGCTGGATGCGCCCGGCCAGTTCGAGCCGACCTACGAACTGTGGACGATCCGCCGCGAGCCCTGGCTGCCGCCGTTTCGTATGGCGCGGCACTACGTTCGCGACCGCGATGACAGCGGCCGCTCGGAAGACTGA
- a CDS encoding outer membrane beta-barrel protein — translation MEPLSPEQANLYATQRSAMQESFDKAYQPYPRAYGRDEGAMSNDKAFKGLFKRNPRLVGGYQLTPNFAIEAGYVYLMDRGFRRIDPWEPENPLGSLNINNFSSHLAAKYSLPLTDKLVAFGKVGKAHSVMTVPTSVARRIARETGKPVREKEMDTGLYVGAGAQYQLDEKTTIDAQYGRHGDSAKKWGKDSNSTGVRANLKMGF, via the coding sequence ATGGAGCCGCTTTCGCCGGAACAGGCGAACCTGTATGCCACGCAGCGATCGGCCATGCAGGAATCGTTCGACAAGGCTTACCAGCCCTACCCCCGCGCCTACGGGCGGGACGAAGGGGCCATGTCCAACGACAAGGCGTTCAAGGGGCTATTCAAGCGCAATCCGAGGCTCGTTGGCGGCTACCAGCTGACGCCGAACTTCGCCATCGAGGCGGGTTACGTCTACCTGATGGACCGCGGCTTTCGCCGCATCGATCCGTGGGAGCCGGAAAATCCGCTGGGCAGCCTGAACATCAACAACTTCAGCAGCCACCTGGCCGCGAAATACTCGCTGCCGCTGACCGACAAGCTGGTTGCCTTCGGCAAGGTGGGCAAGGCCCACAGCGTGATGACGGTACCGACAAGCGTGGCGCGGCGCATCGCGCGCGAAACGGGCAAGCCGGTTCGCGAAAAGGAAATGGATACGGGTCTCTACGTCGGCGCGGGCGCGCAATACCAGCTCGACGAAAAAACGACGATCGACGCGCAGTACGGCCGCCATGGCGACTCGGCGAAAAAATGGGGCAAGGACAGCAACTCCACCGGCGTGCGCGCCAACCTCAAGATGGGTTTTTGA
- a CDS encoding helix-turn-helix domain-containing protein, whose amino-acid sequence MDINQIIAHRLRELRNARGMTLAVLAEHSGVSKSNISLIERGESSATATVLDKLAAALGVPVASLFEKPVDATSPIARAGEQPVWTDPGSGYVRRTLSPTVPSLMQLVEITFPAGARVAYETSSQDIDRQLWMIEGQMEITVGDSRWELVAGDCLVMRLDEPSTYHNPGTVPARYLIAQVMQAPIVPRTVVER is encoded by the coding sequence ATGGACATCAATCAAATCATCGCCCATCGCCTGCGCGAACTGCGTAACGCCCGCGGCATGACCCTCGCGGTGCTGGCCGAACACAGCGGCGTGAGCAAGTCGAACATCTCGCTGATCGAGCGCGGTGAAAGCAGTGCCACCGCGACGGTGCTCGACAAGCTGGCCGCGGCGCTCGGCGTGCCGGTGGCGTCGCTGTTCGAAAAGCCCGTCGACGCCACGTCACCGATCGCGCGCGCCGGCGAGCAACCCGTGTGGACCGATCCTGGTTCGGGCTATGTGCGCCGCACGCTGTCGCCCACGGTGCCTTCGCTGATGCAGCTGGTCGAGATCACGTTCCCGGCGGGTGCCCGCGTGGCCTATGAAACCTCGTCGCAGGACATCGACCGCCAGCTGTGGATGATCGAAGGGCAGATGGAGATCACTGTCGGCGACAGCCGCTGGGAACTGGTCGCGGGCGACTGCCTCGTCATGCGCCTCGACGAGCCGAGCACCTACCACAACCCCGGCACGGTTCCCGCGCGCTACCTGATCGCCCAGGTCATGCAGGCGCCCATCGTGCCCCGGACCGTCGTCGAGCGTTAA
- a CDS encoding aminotransferase class V-fold PLP-dependent enzyme, whose translation MPYPSPLPVAPDDEHYWDTVRHQYAPSPDFINLENGYFGMPAIPVREALRRHQEQVDRENSYFLRVRFPERLERVMAALAAFTGAGRDELLLTRNAMESLNILIQGYPFVAGDGVLLARHDYDSAIDTFGMVAAREALALVTVDVPLDPGSDEEIVALYEAAITARTRLLHVTHVVHRTGQVMPVAKIAAMARRRGIDVIVDGAHSLAHIDYMVPALGAQFAAFNLHKWVGAPLGTGLLYIARERIADIAPLFGDVGHAPGDIVKLGHFSAVPPAPILAIEDALHFHASIGTRNKEARLRYLAGYWMARVRGVLGVRLFTPTDPRRHGALASFGIGGMAARTVAERLMEEHRIFTVVRGIGDEECVRVTPHLYTSLADLDALVAAIRALAG comes from the coding sequence TTGCCCTACCCAAGCCCACTGCCGGTCGCGCCGGATGACGAACACTACTGGGACACCGTCCGGCACCAGTACGCACCGTCGCCCGATTTCATCAATCTGGAGAACGGCTATTTCGGCATGCCGGCCATTCCCGTGCGGGAGGCGCTGCGCCGCCACCAGGAACAGGTGGACCGGGAAAATTCGTACTTCCTTCGCGTGCGATTTCCCGAGCGGCTGGAACGGGTGATGGCGGCGCTGGCCGCTTTTACGGGTGCCGGCCGCGACGAACTGCTCCTCACCCGCAATGCGATGGAATCGCTGAACATCCTGATCCAGGGCTACCCGTTCGTCGCGGGTGACGGGGTGCTGCTGGCGCGGCACGATTACGACAGCGCCATCGATACCTTCGGCATGGTGGCCGCGCGCGAGGCACTGGCGCTGGTAACGGTGGACGTGCCGCTCGATCCGGGCAGCGACGAGGAAATCGTGGCGCTGTACGAGGCCGCGATCACGGCGCGCACGCGGCTCCTGCACGTCACGCATGTCGTGCACCGCACCGGGCAGGTCATGCCGGTGGCGAAGATCGCGGCGATGGCACGCCGGCGCGGCATCGACGTCATCGTCGACGGGGCGCATTCGCTGGCCCATATCGACTACATGGTGCCCGCGCTGGGTGCGCAGTTTGCCGCGTTCAACCTGCACAAATGGGTGGGTGCGCCACTCGGCACGGGCCTGCTGTACATCGCCCGGGAGCGCATTGCCGATATCGCGCCGCTGTTCGGCGACGTGGGGCATGCGCCCGGCGACATCGTGAAACTTGGACACTTCAGCGCGGTACCGCCCGCGCCGATCCTGGCAATCGAGGACGCGTTACATTTCCACGCATCGATCGGCACGCGCAACAAGGAAGCGCGGCTGCGTTACCTCGCCGGCTACTGGATGGCGCGGGTGCGCGGCGTGCTCGGCGTGCGGCTGTTCACGCCGACCGACCCGCGCCGCCACGGCGCGCTGGCGTCATTCGGCATCGGCGGCATGGCCGCGCGCACCGTGGCAGAACGGCTGATGGAAGAACACCGCATCTTCACCGTGGTGCGCGGCATTGGTGACGAGGAATGCGTGCGGGTCACGCCGCACCTCTACACGTCGCTCGCGGATCTCGATGCGCTGGTGGCGGCGATCCGCGCACTGGCAGGTTAA
- a CDS encoding hybrid sensor histidine kinase/response regulator encodes MAHVPPGDTLFDHAACALVVTGTDGLIAKVNATACAWLGYAEEELVGQRRMRDLLPVGARLFYHTHCQPILEAQGSVAEIQVALVNRRKERLPVLINIARRSDGDGVFDHWALFKVADRHAYERELLAARKAAEAALEARREAEARLQAANEQLSAADRRKDEFLATLSHELRNPLAPMRSALDVLKFKLGADADPRLLGAFDRQLRHLTRLVDDLMEVSRITQGRMQLSRAPVELAALVRGAAQDLVPLMTAARHTLQVFAAEPPVLVNGDATRLAQVVINLLTNAAKYTPDGGAIELHLACLPGIAEIRVRDNGIGIPAAALPTVFDMFSQLEPALERSKGGLGIGLALVRGIVALHGGTVDAASAGASQGSEFTVRLPLAAGAACPAAEPATRQARSAATDAVRVLIVDDNRDAAETLAMALQVSGYETRTVHTAGAALEIAAAFRPEAALLDIGLPDMNGYELARLLRQLPGGTAMKLVATTGWGQQKDRERALEAGFDHHMTKPVELAILRDILPGTAADR; translated from the coding sequence GTGGCCCACGTTCCGCCAGGCGATACCCTGTTCGACCACGCCGCCTGCGCGCTGGTGGTCACCGGCACGGACGGCCTGATCGCGAAGGTAAATGCCACCGCCTGCGCGTGGCTGGGCTATGCGGAGGAAGAACTGGTCGGCCAGCGGCGCATGCGCGACCTGCTGCCGGTGGGCGCCCGCCTGTTCTACCACACGCATTGCCAGCCGATCCTCGAAGCACAGGGATCGGTGGCGGAAATCCAGGTCGCGCTGGTCAACCGCCGCAAGGAGCGCTTGCCCGTGCTGATCAACATCGCGCGCCGCAGCGATGGCGATGGCGTCTTCGATCACTGGGCCCTGTTCAAGGTTGCCGACCGCCATGCCTACGAGCGCGAATTGCTGGCTGCCCGAAAGGCGGCCGAGGCGGCGCTGGAAGCACGCCGCGAGGCCGAAGCCCGGCTGCAGGCGGCCAACGAACAACTGTCGGCGGCCGACCGGCGCAAGGATGAATTCCTGGCCACGCTGTCGCACGAGCTGCGCAATCCGCTGGCACCGATGCGCAGCGCGCTGGACGTGCTGAAGTTCAAGCTGGGCGCCGATGCCGACCCGCGCCTACTGGGGGCATTCGACCGGCAGCTGCGCCACCTCACCCGGCTGGTCGACGACCTGATGGAAGTGTCGCGCATCACGCAGGGCCGCATGCAGTTGAGCCGCGCACCGGTCGAACTGGCCGCGCTGGTGCGTGGCGCCGCGCAGGACCTGGTCCCGCTGATGACGGCGGCGCGGCACACGCTGCAAGTCTTTGCCGCCGAGCCGCCGGTGCTGGTGAACGGTGACGCGACGCGCCTGGCCCAGGTGGTCATCAACCTGCTCACCAACGCGGCCAAATACACGCCCGACGGCGGCGCCATCGAACTGCACCTCGCCTGCCTGCCCGGCATCGCCGAGATCCGCGTGCGCGACAACGGTATCGGCATTCCCGCCGCCGCGCTGCCCACGGTGTTCGACATGTTCTCGCAGCTCGAACCGGCGCTGGAACGGTCGAAAGGTGGCCTCGGCATCGGCCTCGCGCTGGTGCGCGGCATCGTCGCGCTGCACGGCGGCACGGTGGACGCGGCCAGCGCCGGGGCCAGCCAGGGCAGCGAATTCACGGTGCGCCTGCCGCTGGCCGCCGGCGCGGCCTGTCCCGCGGCCGAACCGGCCACCCGCCAGGCTCGCTCTGCGGCAACGGACGCGGTGCGCGTGCTGATCGTGGACGACAACCGCGATGCGGCGGAAACGCTGGCGATGGCACTGCAGGTATCGGGCTATGAAACGCGCACCGTGCACACGGCCGGCGCGGCCCTCGAGATCGCTGCCGCATTCCGGCCCGAGGCGGCGCTGCTCGACATCGGCCTGCCCGACATGAACGGCTACGAACTGGCACGCCTGCTGCGCCAGCTGCCCGGCGGCACCGCGATGAAGCTGGTCGCCACCACCGGCTGGGGCCAGCAGAAAGACCGCGAGCGGGCGCTGGAAGCGGGCTTCGACCACCACATGACCAAGCCCGTCGAGCTGGCCATCCTGCGCGACATCCTGCCCGGAACCGCGGCGGACCGCTGA
- a CDS encoding alpha/beta fold hydrolase — translation MSVKSRNNVHVAGNGSATMVFAHGFGCDQTMWRFLAPAFAERFRTISFDLVGSGRSDLSAYDRDKYGTLHGYADDLVEILDEFATGPVVFVGHSVSTMIGLLATIKAPERFVAQVMVGPSPCYINDDRDDGDYVGGFSREDIDELLETMDANYLGWSSSLAPAIMGAPGRPELRAELTDSFCRNDPEIARHFARVTFLSDHRADVPRSTVPALILQCSDDLVAPLEVGNYLHRHLPRSTLHVIDNVGHCPHMSAPTESSRVIEGFLAQTLR, via the coding sequence ATGTCCGTAAAGTCCCGAAACAATGTCCATGTCGCGGGTAACGGGTCGGCCACCATGGTGTTCGCGCACGGCTTCGGCTGCGACCAGACCATGTGGCGTTTCCTCGCGCCCGCTTTTGCCGAACGCTTCCGCACCATTTCGTTCGATCTCGTCGGCAGCGGCCGCTCCGACCTGTCGGCCTACGATCGCGACAAATACGGCACGCTGCACGGCTATGCGGACGACCTGGTGGAAATCCTCGACGAATTCGCCACCGGGCCGGTGGTGTTCGTGGGCCATTCGGTCAGCACGATGATCGGCCTGCTCGCCACGATCAAGGCACCGGAACGGTTCGTGGCCCAGGTCATGGTCGGACCGTCGCCCTGCTATATCAATGACGATCGCGACGATGGCGACTATGTCGGCGGTTTCAGCCGGGAAGACATCGACGAGCTGCTGGAAACGATGGATGCCAACTACCTGGGCTGGTCGAGCAGCCTGGCGCCGGCCATCATGGGCGCACCGGGGCGCCCGGAGCTGCGCGCCGAACTCACCGACAGCTTCTGCCGCAACGATCCCGAGATCGCCCGGCATTTTGCCCGCGTGACGTTCCTCTCCGACCACCGGGCCGACGTGCCCCGTTCCACCGTGCCGGCACTGATCCTGCAATGCAGCGACGACCTGGTGGCACCGCTGGAAGTGGGCAACTACCTGCACCGCCACCTGCCCAGGAGCACCCTGCACGTGATCGACAACGTTGGCCACTGCCCGCACATGAGCGCGCCGACGGAAAGCTCGCGCGTCATCGAGGGGTTTCTTGCGCAGACCCTGCGCTGA
- a CDS encoding MBL fold metallo-hydrolase, translating to MIFRQLFDPTSSTYTYLLADGGEALLIDPVYEQVPRDLALLQELGLELLATLDTHVHADHVTGAWRLRQRCGSRIALAQAAGAELVDRPLRHGDRIAFGARHLDVRATPGHTSGCLTYVLDDASMAFTGDSLLIRGCGRTDFQGGSPQALFASVRGQILSLPDDCLLYPAHDYRGITVTSVAEERRFNPRLGGEVDVGDFTGHMNNLNLPHPKMIAVAVPANLRCGQPEGGALPAEAPDWAPLTLRFSGVWEIEPMALLEHGHKTQILDVREETEFIDKLGHLPGARLVPLSQLTEHLDTLDKARPVVAVCRSGVRSAQACVLLAKAGFGQVANLAGGMLRWKIEGMPVAAEANGAPRQS from the coding sequence ATGATCTTCCGCCAGCTGTTCGACCCCACTTCCTCGACCTATACCTACCTGCTTGCCGATGGCGGCGAGGCGCTGCTGATCGACCCCGTCTACGAGCAGGTGCCGCGCGACCTGGCGCTGCTGCAGGAACTCGGCCTGGAACTGCTGGCCACACTCGACACGCACGTACATGCCGACCACGTGACCGGCGCATGGCGCCTGCGCCAGCGCTGCGGCAGCCGTATCGCACTGGCGCAGGCGGCAGGCGCGGAACTGGTGGACCGCCCGCTGCGGCACGGCGACCGCATCGCATTCGGCGCGCGCCACCTGGACGTGCGGGCCACGCCGGGCCACACGAGCGGCTGCCTCACCTATGTGCTCGATGACGCGAGCATGGCCTTCACGGGCGACAGCCTGCTGATCCGCGGTTGCGGCCGTACCGACTTCCAGGGCGGCAGCCCGCAGGCGCTGTTCGCGTCCGTGCGCGGGCAGATCCTGTCGCTGCCCGACGATTGCCTGCTGTACCCGGCGCACGACTACCGCGGCATCACGGTGACCAGCGTGGCCGAGGAGCGCCGCTTCAATCCGCGGCTGGGCGGCGAAGTGGACGTGGGCGATTTCACGGGCCACATGAACAACCTGAACCTGCCGCACCCGAAGATGATCGCGGTCGCCGTTCCTGCCAACCTGCGCTGCGGCCAGCCCGAAGGCGGCGCGCTGCCCGCCGAAGCGCCGGACTGGGCGCCGCTGACGCTGCGCTTTTCCGGCGTGTGGGAAATCGAGCCGATGGCATTGCTCGAACACGGGCACAAGACGCAGATCCTGGACGTGCGCGAGGAAACGGAATTCATCGACAAGCTGGGCCACCTGCCGGGCGCGCGGCTGGTACCGCTGTCGCAATTGACCGAACACCTCGATACGCTGGACAAGGCGCGGCCCGTGGTGGCCGTCTGCCGCTCCGGCGTGCGCTCGGCCCAGGCCTGCGTGCTGCTGGCCAAGGCGGGCTTCGGGCAAGTAGCCAACCTGGCGGGCGGCATGCTGCGGTGGAAGATCGAGGGCATGCCGGTGGCGGCGGAGGCGAATGGCGCGCCGCGCCAATCGTGA
- a CDS encoding LacI family DNA-binding transcriptional regulator codes for MATIKDVARLAGVGLGTASRAINGSGPVSPATLERVQKAIEELGFRPSHAARALLSGSSKMIGVYIPALSGTFFTPILQIIDTELRAAGLHMVVAFGVGLGDARRQAIEGIEFLIERGCDGLVVMTSALDEDDLAVAGSRLSRLVALNHNFATIPDQCFTVDHVLGGRLAARTLLDNGHRDIALLTGPMQLEDSVARIDGFLAELAAASIDTAAMWRREGDFSPASGWAAAQALVASGRKPTALFCANDEMAVGALSHFQEAGIRVPQDLSVLAYDDTPSAEYAAPRLTSVRMPWRQMTLNGINALLKLCYGLERPVERDFPVTVTMRASVANLRS; via the coding sequence GTGGCAACCATCAAAGACGTCGCCCGCCTGGCGGGCGTGGGCCTCGGTACGGCGTCGCGCGCGATCAATGGCAGCGGACCGGTATCGCCGGCCACGCTGGAACGCGTGCAGAAAGCGATCGAAGAGCTGGGCTTCCGGCCATCGCATGCGGCACGGGCACTGCTGTCCGGTTCGTCGAAAATGATCGGCGTGTACATCCCTGCCCTGTCCGGCACGTTCTTTACCCCGATCCTGCAGATCATCGACACCGAATTGCGCGCCGCCGGCCTGCACATGGTCGTGGCGTTCGGCGTGGGCCTGGGCGACGCGCGGCGCCAGGCGATCGAAGGCATCGAGTTCCTCATCGAACGCGGTTGCGATGGCCTGGTCGTGATGACCAGCGCGCTGGATGAAGACGATCTCGCCGTGGCCGGCAGCCGGCTGTCGCGCCTGGTGGCGCTGAACCATAACTTCGCCACGATCCCGGACCAGTGCTTCACCGTCGACCACGTGCTGGGTGGCCGCCTGGCCGCGCGCACGCTGCTGGACAACGGGCACCGCGACATCGCCCTGCTGACCGGCCCGATGCAGCTCGAGGACAGCGTTGCCCGCATCGACGGCTTCCTCGCGGAGCTGGCCGCCGCAAGCATCGACACCGCCGCGATGTGGCGCCGCGAAGGCGACTTCTCGCCGGCCAGCGGCTGGGCCGCGGCGCAGGCGCTGGTGGCCTCCGGCCGCAAGCCCACCGCGCTGTTCTGCGCCAACGATGAAATGGCCGTGGGCGCGCTGTCGCACTTCCAGGAAGCGGGCATCCGCGTGCCGCAGGACCTGTCCGTGCTGGCCTATGACGACACGCCGAGCGCCGAGTATGCGGCGCCGCGCCTGACGTCGGTGCGCATGCCGTGGCGGCAGATGACGCTGAACGGCATCAATGCCCTGCTCAAGCTGTGCTATGGCCTGGAACGCCCGGTCGAGCGCGATTTTCCCGTGACGGTGACGATGCGGGCTTCGGTGGCGAACTTGCGGAGCTAA